One genomic window of Medicago truncatula cultivar Jemalong A17 chromosome 1, MtrunA17r5.0-ANR, whole genome shotgun sequence includes the following:
- the LOC11434143 gene encoding uncharacterized protein — protein MVFTMKIQPIDFQLDEERTGVEPVKPVVKSRLKRLIERQFSGVLRISAPEKTTDGGLEPHSYKEAGDFEPSSMCLAKMVTNYIEENHEKQSVLASVKCGRSCCNCFNRNCEDSSDEESDARGSFCVFEACEILKGLIVCRSVVERNLLADTAKIVDKNKICKRKDSFCRKIVTESLLALGYDASVCKSRWEKSPSCPAGEYEYIEVIIGNERLIIDIDFKSEFEIARSTKAYKMILQNLPFIFVGKCDRLQSIVAIVSEAAKQSLKKKGMPVPPWRRVEYVKAKWLSSYTRMNVNSQNQKKILKENCVTESSGEEEKVVIEWKPPELKPKGSLTGVKVVTGLAVVFEDDNP, from the exons ATGGTTTTTACTATGAAAATTCAACCGATTGATTTTCAGTTAGATGAGGAGAGAACCGGTGTTGAACCGGTTAAGCCGGTTGTTAAGTCACGGCTGAAGCGGCTCATCGAGCGTCAATTCTCCGGTGTTTTGAGAATTTCTGCTCCGGAGAAGACCACCGATGGTGGTTTGGAACCGCATTCATACAAAGAAGCTGGTGATTTCGAACCGAGCTCGATGTGTTTGGCGAAAATGGTGACGAATTACATCGAGGAGAATCATGAGAAACAATCTGTTTTAGCTTCTGTCAAGTGTGGAAGAAGCTGCTGTAACTGCTTCAACAGAAACTGTGAAGATAGCTCCGACGAAGAATCAGACGCGCGTGGCAGCTTCTGCGTTTTTGAAGCATGTGAAATACTCAAG gGTTTGATAGTTTGTAGAAGCGTTGTTGAGAGAAATCTTCTAGCAGATACTGCAAAGATCGTTGATAAGAATAAAATCTGTAAACGTAAAGATAGTTTCTGCCGCAAAATCGTTACTGAAAGTTTGTTAGCTCTTGGATACGATGCTTCCGTCTGTAAATCACGTTGGGAAAAATCTCCTTCATGTCCTGCTG GTGAATATGAATATATAGAAGTTATAATTGGGAATGAACGGTTGATAATTGACATTGATTTCAAATCAGAATTTGAGATTGCTAGATCTACAAAAGCGTACAAGATGATTCTCCAGAATCTTCCTTTCATATTTGTTGGCAAGTGTGATCGTTTACAGAGTATTGTGGCTATTGTATCCGAGGCGGCGAAGCAGAGTTTGAAGAAGAAGGGAATGCCAGTTCCGCCGTGGAGGAGAGTCGAATATGTCAAAGCAAAATGGCTCTCATCTTACACACGAATGAATGTGAATTCACAGAATCAGAAGaagattttgaaggaaaattgtGTTACCGAGAGTTCGGGCGAAGAGGAGAAGGTGGTTATCGAATGGAAGCCGCCGGAGTTGAAGCCTAAAGGTTCATTGACTGGGGTTAAGGTTGTGACTGGTTTAGCAGTAGTTTTTGAGGATGATAACCCATAg